The following are encoded in a window of Pecten maximus chromosome 17, xPecMax1.1, whole genome shotgun sequence genomic DNA:
- the LOC117315908 gene encoding uncharacterized protein LOC117315908, giving the protein MKETIVFAMAVLGVAEGFFMDGFQGGHFGPGSFHSAYSGCVGLHHYCPISPNLCPNGFAKDTHGCPLCHCAEGSTSTDPAQQTVHHHIHNACIPSQASCTLACDVYVKGGTGCEFCMCDHSHQTDSPTTTIAANTTDEKVSSTETPTAELPTSTGKATTASRDCALATQICIAQCGGKYLVDPNDCTFCVCRADIG; this is encoded by the exons ATGAAGGAGACCATAGTTTTTGCGATGGCGGTTCTCGGAG TTGCTGAAGGTTTCTTCATGGACGGGTTTCAAGGAGGTCACTTTGGACCAGGAAGTTTTCATTCGGCGTACTCGGGTTGTGTTGGTCTTCACCACTACTGTCCAATCTCTCCTAATCTGTGTCCGAACGGATTCGCCAAGGACACACACGGATGCCCACTATGTCATTGTGCGGAAGGGTCAACGTCCACAG ATCCGGCACAGCAGACAGTACACCATCATATTCATAACGCATGCATTCCAAGCCAGGCGAGCTGCACGTTGGCGTGTGACGTATACGTGAAGGGTGGTACCGGATGTGAATTTTGTATGTGTGACCACAGCCATCAGACCGACAGCCCGACTACAACCATTGCTG CAAATACAACAGATGAGAAGGTATCATCTACCGAAACCCCAACCGCAGAGCTTCCGACTTCTACCGGAAAAGCTACAACTGCGTCCCGCGACTGCGCACTAGCTACCCAGATCTGTATCGCTCAGTGTGGCGGGAAATATCTAGTGGACCCCAACGACTGTACTTTCTGTGTGTGTAGGGCCGACATCGGCTGA